One region of Hemiscyllium ocellatum isolate sHemOce1 chromosome 4, sHemOce1.pat.X.cur, whole genome shotgun sequence genomic DNA includes:
- the LOC132815331 gene encoding CCN family member 3-like — protein sequence MQVFIVALVALLVLIIERVNGQQCSSLCKCPKDPPKCTPGVRLVLDNCACCRVCAKQAGEVCTVNDICDSHQGLQCDYSADKRQGVGICLAHEGNICMYDGVVYRNGETFQPSCKYQCSCKDGLIGCVPRCNLDVLLPGPDCPFPKQVQMPGECCEQWVCDHKQEAPIEGFLLAAHRQEAAYELDSLNCIQQTTQWSACSKTCGIGISTRVTNKNHQCDMIKQTRICEVRPCGDYKVTLKKGKKCVRTPKATKPTRFEYDGCLSVQSYKPKYCGVCNDGRCCTPHSTKTTQLDFKCAGGIIVQKQMMVIITCACHYNCPQDNTVFQADQISDA from the exons ATGCAGGTCTTCATTGTGGCACTGGTGGCTCTACTTGTGCTTATAATTGAG CGGGTCAACGGCCAGCAATGTTCTTCACTTTGTAAATGCCCAAAGGATCCACCAAAATGTACACCCGGGGTGCGGCTAGTCTTGGACAACTGCGCCTGCTGCCGTGTTTGTGCCAAACAAGCAGGGGAAGTCTGCACCGTAAACGATATCTGTGATTCGCACCAAGGGCTGCAGTGCGATTACAGCGCCGATAAACGACAAGGAGTTGGCATTTGCTTAG CACATGAAGGTAATATTTGCATGTATGATGGAGTTGTCTATCGAAATGGTGAAACATTTCAGCCAAGCTGCAAATACCAGTGTTCCTGTAAAGATGGTCTGATCGGCTGTGTGCCACGTTGTAATCTGGATGTTCTTTTGCCTGGGCCTGATTGCCCATTTCCTAAACAAGTACAGATGCCAGGAGAGTGTTGTGAGCAATGGGTTTGTGACCACAAACAAGAAGCACCTATTGAAGGATTTTTACTGGCAG CTCACAGACAGGAGGCAGCCTATGAGTTGGACTCACTTAACTGTATACAGCAGACTACACAATGGAGCGCCTGCTCCAAAACCTGTGGAATAGGCATTTCTACTCGTGTAACTAATAAAAACCACCAGTGTGATATGATAAAGCAAACACGGATTTGTGAAGTTCGACCATGTGGTGATTACAAAGTCACTCTAAAA aaagggaaaaaatgtGTTCGAACACCAAAAGCAACAAAACCTACAAGATTTGAATACGATGGCTGCCTAAGTGTCCAGTCATACAAACCTAAATATTGTGGTGTTTGCAATGATGGAAGATGCTGCACCCCTCACAGCACCAAAACAACCCAGCTGGATTTTAAATGTGCAGGAGGAAtaattgttcaaaaacaaatgATGGTAATCATCACATGTGCCTGTCATTATAATTGCCCACAAGACAACACTGTATTCCAAGCAGACCAAATATCTGATGCCTAA